Part of the Pseudomonas sp. Leaf58 genome is shown below.
GTGAATTCCAGCTCAAGCGCCGAGCCGACTACCGCTCCAGCCCTGCGCCGCAGTCGCAGCCAGAGGCGCCGGCGGCCGAAGAGGCCGACCCGCCCCAGGGGCCTGCGGCAGACGAGCCTGCCGAACAGCCCTCGGCCGATGGGGCGCCTGAGCAGGGCGCCCCTGCCGGCGGCGCGCAAGCGGCCGAGCGGCCGATGCCTGACGAACAACATTAAGGACTGCCTGTGAGCGGCTTGTTTATTACTTTGGAAGGGCCGGAAGGCGCGGGCAAGAGCACCAACCGCGACTACCTGGCCGCGCGCCTGCGCGAGCAAGGCCTGGACGTGGTGCTGACCCGTGAACCCGGTGGCACGCCGTTGGCCGAAAAGGTGCGTGAACTGCTGCTGGCGCCCAGCGATGAAAGCATGGCGGCCGATACCGAGCTACTGTTGGTGTTCGCCGCACGCGCCCAGCACCTGGCGCAGGTCATCCGACCGGCGCTGGCCCGTGGGGCAGTGGTGTTGTGCGACCGTTTTACCGATGCCACCTATGCCTATCAAGGCGGCGGGCGCGGTTTGCCAGTCGAGCGTATCGCCACCCTGGAGCAGTTCGTCCAGGGTGATTTGCGCCCAGACCTGACGTTGGTCTTCGACCTGCCGGTCGAAGTGGGCCTGGCTCGCGCCGCTGCCCGCGGTCGCCTGGACCGTTTCGAGCAGGAAGGCCAGGCGTTCTTCGAGGCCGTG
Proteins encoded:
- the tmk gene encoding dTMP kinase — protein: MSGLFITLEGPEGAGKSTNRDYLAARLREQGLDVVLTREPGGTPLAEKVRELLLAPSDESMAADTELLLVFAARAQHLAQVIRPALARGAVVLCDRFTDATYAYQGGGRGLPVERIATLEQFVQGDLRPDLTLVFDLPVEVGLARAAARGRLDRFEQEGQAFFEAVRQAYLQRAQRAPQRYSLLDAAQSLEAVQRAIDALLPGIVERCRG